One part of the Enterococcus sp. DIV1094 genome encodes these proteins:
- a CDS encoding sucrose-6-phosphate hydrolase, which produces MNNNFNWTRQLRYQAYEAWPQDYQTILKEQTARSPWRLDYHIQPPTGLLNDPNGFSFFNGKWHLFYQTYPMGAVHGLKSWYHLTSENLVDWHEEGLKLLPSTPFDSHGVYSGSALPVNDKLFLAYTGNVRDENWTRTSYQLGAWMQPDGEIVKLTNPLISEPPFGYTQEFRDPQVIFFKNEYLLLIGAQNQNEQGEILVYRSPDLDTWSYAGPLQFTQQSMGFMIECPNLVFIAGKPLLLFCPQGLVHSSLDYQNIYPNTYVIGEAYDIETNQLTRPSDLKNLDEGFDLYATQAFNAPDGRALAISWIGLPEINYPTDSFGWAHCLSIVKELTIEHGILHQRPVKEMKQLRIDSPVFLNQSTSKIDAGQNRYELNLDFKENQTGEIYLCSDSTQNNGFILSFDRSHGKMKIDRSLSGEVFAEDFGVTREFTITQEPLSLQIFVDTSVVEIFVNDGKQTASARIFPSSEQTTLWIECDEAFSGSLWKLRKMNE; this is translated from the coding sequence ATGAATAACAATTTTAATTGGACACGTCAACTACGTTATCAAGCTTATGAAGCATGGCCTCAAGATTATCAAACAATATTAAAGGAACAAACAGCTCGTTCTCCTTGGCGTTTGGATTACCACATTCAACCACCTACTGGTCTATTGAATGATCCAAATGGCTTTTCTTTCTTTAATGGCAAATGGCACTTATTTTACCAAACTTACCCGATGGGAGCAGTTCATGGCTTAAAGTCTTGGTATCACTTGACTTCTGAAAATTTAGTAGACTGGCATGAAGAAGGATTGAAGCTTCTGCCAAGTACTCCATTTGATAGTCATGGCGTCTATTCCGGTTCAGCACTTCCGGTTAACGACAAATTATTTTTGGCCTATACAGGAAATGTCCGTGATGAAAATTGGACACGCACTTCGTATCAGTTAGGGGCATGGATGCAACCTGATGGAGAAATCGTAAAATTAACCAACCCGCTGATTTCTGAGCCACCTTTCGGCTATACACAAGAATTTCGAGATCCTCAAGTGATTTTTTTTAAAAATGAATATTTGTTATTGATAGGTGCACAAAATCAAAACGAACAAGGAGAAATTTTAGTTTATCGTAGTCCTGATTTAGACACTTGGTCTTACGCAGGTCCTTTACAGTTTACTCAACAATCAATGGGATTTATGATTGAGTGCCCGAATTTAGTATTCATTGCCGGAAAACCACTATTACTCTTTTGCCCACAAGGCTTAGTACATTCTAGTTTGGACTATCAAAATATTTATCCGAATACTTACGTCATTGGAGAAGCCTATGACATTGAAACGAATCAGCTAACGCGACCTTCAGACCTTAAAAATCTTGACGAAGGCTTTGATCTTTATGCTACTCAAGCATTCAACGCTCCTGATGGTCGTGCCTTGGCTATTAGTTGGATTGGGTTACCTGAAATCAATTATCCGACTGACTCATTCGGTTGGGCCCATTGTCTTAGCATCGTTAAAGAGTTGACAATTGAACATGGGATTCTTCATCAAAGACCCGTCAAAGAAATGAAGCAATTACGCATTGATTCGCCGGTTTTCTTAAACCAATCAACCTCAAAGATTGACGCTGGACAGAATCGCTACGAACTCAATTTAGATTTTAAAGAGAACCAAACTGGAGAGATTTATTTGTGCAGTGATTCTACGCAAAATAACGGTTTTATCCTCTCTTTCGATCGCAGTCATGGTAAAATGAAAATAGATCGTAGCTTATCAGGAGAAGTATTTGCAGAAGACTTTGGTGTGACAAGGGAATTTACAATTACGCAAGAACCTTTGTCTTTACAAATCTTTGTCGATACTTCCGTAGTCGAAATCTTTGTCAATGACGGTAAACAAACGGCTAGTGCCCGCATTTTCCCTTCAAGTGAACAAACCACACTCTGGATTGAATGTGATGAAGCCTTCTCAGGGTCGCTTTGGAAGTTACGTAAAATGAATGAATAG